The sequence AGCTATATGATAATCAGTCTCTGAAAATGCAGTTTGTTTTCTTTACACTGTCAATGAAAGATACCCACTTATCAGTTATACAAACACAAACTCAGGCTGACATTTTAGTGATagttcccctctccctgcccaccacTCCTAGGGttaccagataaaatacaggacaccCAGTTAAATTTTGATTTCAGGTAAACAACAGATCATTTGTAAGcatgtcccaaatattgcatgggacatagttaggaaaaaataaattatccactgtttatctgaaattcaaacctAACTGGGTATCCTCTATTTTTGTTTGTCAAATCTGATAAGCCTAACCCAAATCTTCTGGGAAAATGTCCTTGAAGTGTGGAGGACTCCCCTTGATGTGAACAGAGCTTTTTTCCCCTATTAGTAAGAGTGAGGTGTTCTGATCAGACTCCAGAGGGGCAGGTTTGAGTGTGATGGCAGTTGCCTCTCGTCAGGCAGTTCCAATTCCTCTTCCCCTTTTGTGCTGCACATGACAATGTACTATGTGGTCAAGAGGGAGCAACTGTGACCTTCTCATGATTTATTGGAAATCATAagaccccccaccctcccctgagCAAAGAATAAAATGACTTTTGCTTTTACCTTGTTTTTCTTGGCCAGCATATCAAGGGCTTGAATAGAGGGCATAACTTCCTTGTTCATTTTGTGCACAATGCACGACTTCTTCTTAAAGGATCTGGTTACAGCAAAGCCCTATTAAAGAAGATGGTGGGTGGTAAACAGTATGTTCTCCAAGGTGtttttctcatcagaaattaGTTTCACCAGCAGAGGGAAATGGAATTGTGAGATCACAATGAACTGAGATAAGAGTGCTGGATCTGGCCCTGTTTTGCAATCATATTTATTGCTGACATTTGGAAGCATAGATCACAAGCTCTTTGAGGGAGAGACTGTTGAATTCACttcagactgtagcccagcaagAGTCTCCCTGTATGTTTGTTTtgctgaaataaatttttaaatactttcatattttaatcTCCTTTGATCTTCACAACATTTCAAGGAGGCTAGCGGGatggtcggagaaggcaatggcaacccactccagtactcttgcctggaagatcccatgggttgaggagtctggtaggctgcagtgcatgggatcacGAAGGGTTGAACTtgaccgagcaacttcactttcacttttcactttcatgcattggagaaggaaatggcaacccactgcagtgtttttgcctggagaatcccagggacggtggaacctggtgggctgccgtctatggggtcgcacagtgtcggacacaacttaagtgacttagtagcagcagcagtagtagcagGATAGTAATTAATTTTCTAATTGACTAGATGATAAAGCTGAAACTACAAAGAGTTGCCTTTTCTAAACGACAAATTTTGTCAAATATAGAGCTGATAATTGCAGAGTTAGGTTTTCTAACTAGAGCCAAGTGggtattattttttttgttgtatttttagctGCCCCTACATTTAATTAATATTGTCAGTTACATTTACTTTGGTCCTTTTGAATTATAAATGAAATGCCAACTTCTATCTTTTAGGAAATTGACAGTAGAATGATATGGATTATGGTTTGGCAACAGTAATATTATGAAGGTCTTTCATCTTTATTGAGGGTTTCTGCAGGTAAGGCCAAAGGATGTTGCACTTGTTTTATAACCTCATACCATTCACTGGATTCTAATTAACATTCACTGACTTGAATTTTAACTTACTATGAGAAACTTATTGACAGCAGTTTTATCTAGGAATGTAAGCTGAGTAAGCAAAAGAGACACTTTTACTTATAACTCTCATGTGCAGTTAgaatttacataattttttttttttttttttgtggttagCAGGCAGTTTTCATTATTGTTTACAAAGAAATGCCATGTTTGCAAAGAACAGAAATTGCACGTTGACTACCTACACTTCCGTAATCCCAGAGGGAATTCCAGGAGCCCCATCCGTTGTTATTGTCAATATTGGCCACGCCATGTTCGTTGTTGACACTCACTGACTGCTGCCCACTTCCACCACTGTTGTTGTTACCATTGACATTGATATCCTGAAATTTACAAGAAATGGACAAAGATTtaataccactttttttttttgcaaatgcaTTTTGGtaacacactttaaaaaataaaacttacataGCCAGCAAGAGtaggagtcaggaagatgccaagAAGTCCAGCAAAGACAATCTGAAATCACAAATAACATTGGTCTACTGTTAAACGGCAAAATGATGTCCTCATCGTCTTTTTCTAGCTAAACTTATAAAAGTGCTTACTAAATTTGTTGAGTGatctgtcttttcttcttctttgatcttcaatttttttaaaccatagaaAATTCAATGATAATGTTGAATTTTAggttaattataaataattatgttgattgttttaaaatttttaatgtaggTCTTACGAAAAACTGAAGAAGTGTAAGTATATTGAAAAATAACGTTGACCTGAATAATAGCATACATGGCATGAAAATGGTTTTAAGTTCTGAGAAGCAGACCTGAAAGTGAATTAAGATAGCTTTCTTAATGTAGTCTAGAAATCAAATAGGACTAACTTCCAGATCAAATTATTGACCTGAATGCATTCTCTTCTTCCTAGACCTCCTAATCTCAGAAGcaatctttttattaaaaaaaatttttatgtggtAAAAGTCACgcaatataaaacatactattttaaccatatttaactataTGGTTCAGTGACACTAAGTACATTCATACTATTGTCCCTatttccccttcccaccccacgtTTGGCCCCTGGCATCTATCAATGTACTTTTTGACTCTATGAATTTAACTATTCTAGGTAtctcatgtaagtgaaatcaaataatatttgtctgcatttactatatatatatattcaaagcaATGGATTAGTAACCAGGTTGGATATGAATGATGAGAAGCCGAAGATGGAGTATCTGGCTATCAAGTGTGCTTAGTAGAAGGGAAGTCAATCACTGTCCCAGGATACCTGGGGTAATCATAGTTGTCATTGAATACATGATACTGGTTCTCAGAACACAGAGCTTTATGCGGGATGTACAATTCTGGGTCCCTATGTTCATTTTCTTTGCCTGGAACAAAATGGTTTGAGACCTGCACTAGTGAttcaagataattaaaaaaaaaaaagtgtttgatgTATCCCCTGATAGTTTAAAAAAGaggatgaaaaaaaatcagaggtggaagaaattttaaagatctaTTAGTACAACAGAAttcttcacagatgagaaaatggagcttCAGAAGTTGAGTGACTTGGCCAAGGGTGTACCTTTTGTTCATACCACAACTGCAAGAGAAATCAGATCTAACCTGTGTctgaagctcttttttttttcttaaccttcCTATCATTAGCACTTATTTCCAGAAAACTATTTCACACTTGCAACTCCATTATGAAGCAGAATCTACTGTCATATGTTTTAATGTTTAGTATGTCAAAATATGAATGTTTATTCACCCTACTGTAGCCCTTTTGCATCCTGTTATGAGACACAGCATCACCGGTTGCTTTGGCAGAATTTTGCTGTCCATTTGCTACTCTCTCACCCTTTTACATGAAACAAATGAGCTGACGAACTAGCTTCATGCTGCTAGTGTTTTCGTGACTATAAGACTATAGACAGGGTTCAAGGCAAAACTTTTTACTTAGAGATCCATTTCACAGGAGGGAATGTGACAGTAAGTCTCTCActaatttgttttgaaaataagctTTTTATCTTGCCTGAACCTGCTCAGTAGTTTTTTTGTCAAAAAAGGAATTCAAGAATGTAATGAAAAATCAGACATTTCCTTTTGAGTTAGCAACTGTTTGCTCTGTGCCCAGATCTGAATCAACAGAtccagaaaacaatttttttttaaagatatcatCGTATAAGATGCTCAGGCAGTTGACTAATCCCAGTATAATTATCCTTCTCTATGGAGATGCTTATAAATGCCATGATTCCGTAAAAAAGGATTATTCTTAAACAAGAAGCATACCCCCACTTAGCTGAGAATATTAGCAGTTTCCAATTATAAGATAATATATTCAAAAGGAACAATCTACTCACTGTGAACTTCATCTTGACTTCACCAAAGCAATGAAGCTGAGATGACAGGTGTTCATTCAGATAAAAAGTGTTCTCATATTTGTACTTGACCAGCTTTACTCAAGCTAGGTGTGAACAGGTGGGGCCTAAGACTTATCTTTCTCCATTTTCCATATCTGTGCCACATTCCGGCATACCAGGAAGCCTTTTGGAATATCCGCCTGGTTGGCAAGGCATTTTGACATGGAGCTGATCTGACTCACCATATGTTGAAGTTGAAGATATCAAAGTGAACAGTATGATTGATGACAACTGCTGGTCCAATTGAAGCCGTGGCTGTGGGTATTTTATACATTGATATTACTGAGATTTAGGAAAAGAATCATCCCTAAAATCAAACAAGATAAGAAACTATGGACCTTGCAGAGAGCAGCTCCTGTAAGAACGTGGCATGGCTTCCTCTTCGTACCTTCAACTGAGCCACTGTGATGTTTTTGCTTAGGCTAAGCTGTtctattagggcttcccaagtggcgcggTGGTAGAatatctgtctgtcaatgcagcagacacaggagatgcgggttggattcctgggtcttcctgggtcagaaagatcctctggaggctGAAatagtaatccactccagtattcttgccttggaaatcccatggatggaggagcctggtgggctacaatccatggggttacaaagagttggtcacatacagatggctaacaaacacatgaaaagatgctccacatcactcattattagagaaatgcaaatcaaaaccacaaagaggtaccattacacgccagtcaggatggctgctatccaaaagtctacaagcaataaatgctggagagggtgtggagaaaagggaaccctctgacactgttggtgggaatgcaaactagtacagccactatggaaaacagtgtggagatttcttaaaaaactggaaatagaactgccatatgacccagcaataccacttctgggcatacacaccgaggagaccagatctgaaagagacacgtgcaccccaatgttcatcgcagcactgtttataatagccaggacatggaagcaacctagatgcccattagcagatgaatggataagggagctgtggtacatatacaccatggaatattactcagccattaaaaagaattcatttgaatcagttctaatgagatggatgaaactggagcccattatacagagtgaagtaagccagaaagataaagaacattacagcatactaacacatatatatggaatttaaaaagatggtaatgataaccctatatgcaaaacagaaaaagagacacagaagtacagaacagacttttgaactttgtgggagaaggtgagggtgggatgtttcaaaagaacagcatgtgtattatctatggtgaaacagatcactagcccaggtgagatgcatgagacaagtgctcgggcctggtgcactgggaggacccagaggagtcgggtggagagggaggtgggaggggggatcgggatggggaatacgtgtaactctatggttgattcgtgtcaatgtatgacaaaacccactgaaatgttgtgaagtaattggcctccaactaataaaataaaattaaaaaaaaaaacaaaaaacaaagagttggtcacaactgagcatgcaggcatgcaaACATATTCTATTAGCTACTCCCACCAAACCTATATCTTCCTCTGCAATCCTGAACTCTCTCAGTGACAGGACCATACATCTGGTTAGAAAACTaaggactctctgtgacccttccCACCACATACAGTTAGTTACTAACCCTTGTCATTTCATCTTAGAATTGACTCTAAACCCTGGCTTTGTCCACAGCTTTGTTCACCTGGACTTTTACAACAGTGATGTAATTGATAGCTCTGGTTATCAGTCTCATATTCCAGGGCATTTCCTCCATTTTCCCTAAGACTGTTTTTCTAAAGTATTTAAGTAAGCTGACTCTACTGTGCTTTGAAATTTTCACTGGCAACCTACAAGATAAACTTCAAGCTCACTGGAATGGTTCAGAGGGCCCTTTTTTATAAGATTTCCAAAGCCTCTCCTGCTGTATCTGTCACTCTATGCTAAAAATCTGTATTTGAGCTACACCAGGATTCTCAGTCTAGTGGAAACATTCAGGATGGTTCATGCCTCTCTGCCTTCATACATGCTGTTCCTTCACCCTGGAGTGCCAATCCTTGCCTTTATATCTAGCTGGTAATCGTTATTCATTTTCCAGGCCCAGCTCAAATATCACTGCCTCCATCATGGCTTCTCCATATCCTGGGGCTAAATCTTTTCCTTTTATCCTGGAGCTCTAAAAAGAATCCTTGTCCTTTAACTTGTTTTTAGATAATTAATTTTTCAGAAATGATGCTAACATAATCTTTTTCTGATGTTTTCatcagaagcagagagtagataTTGTCACTTGGGCAAACAAGTAAATG is a genomic window of Muntiacus reevesi chromosome 3, mMunRee1.1, whole genome shotgun sequence containing:
- the GKN1 gene encoding gastrokine-1, which gives rise to MKFTIVFAGLLGIFLTPTLAGYDINVNGNNNSGGSGQQSVSVNNEHGVANIDNNNGWGSWNSLWDYGSGFAVTRSFKKKSCIVHKMNKEVMPSIQALDMLAKKNKLQGRGPEGPPPKSLIYSVKPDKVNNLDQFGKSIVTMCQGIPTYMAEEIQGANLILYPEKCIKVDILWILNISLCEEAMEN